One Lacunisphaera limnophila DNA window includes the following coding sequences:
- a CDS encoding TonB-dependent siderophore receptor, whose translation MAQTAPAASPATSEEILELSPFVVTSTEGSDVTESTSGTLVSRPLEKTPMGISVFSAEMMKDLMVLNGDQLTKIVPGLAAQNNQTSEGAGGNQQYANRGFTVLPRRNGFAPGGRLYDMTGVDRVEIIRGPNSILYGQNDPGGVINFITKRPRLRSETGVRGVATASMGDYSFYRAQTDFDITLVPGKLGFRLPMSYTYNERDSKWFSNQVVSINPSALWRIFPNTELTFEYEYLEIETGFGALQPIVWVPPGQTTEVVDKNKRGLGRETNYTFGPFSSANNTMTNWTVDLTSRLTDHITFRGIYSRNNRDRDQVTPGGGDPFRVTPTPFFGVEQQDGNEISGYKGDLLAEYDFGPIKSRTVIGYEWNTNDYFFKEWRTFQNGATLNLFTLNVGYDPVTRLATRDTVASDYVPFPKNNYITNSIDPTNTLGGNANSIPTQVDPNNPWRLFRGPQRFTSTWSNTRISEVLSAYDDRFQLLLGYARGKLIENYNHQTKVKIELPSTPIYQVGVGALVDKAKKHMLFANYSTSYAPQFLLDINNEFLPPQEAQGLEGGIKSVWNPALRTTLTVFSQKRTNVGRQFNDQSLVPPRTYGVLSPGEESKGYEFEATYKPTKALDLRVGWAFYDGKITGASATEQFKIGRELPRAPEKSGTFSASYTVQGGMAAGLRLGYGFTYKNDTILDLNNGLNSLTRRSDEYLVHWVTAAKEFKLANKHAIVVRLNVGNLFDKNYVTEGFTYGEYRTIRLSTDYKF comes from the coding sequence TTGGCGCAAACTGCGCCGGCGGCCAGCCCCGCCACCAGTGAAGAAATCCTCGAGCTTTCACCCTTTGTCGTGACGAGCACGGAGGGTTCTGATGTCACTGAATCCACCTCCGGTACCTTGGTATCCCGGCCGTTGGAAAAGACCCCCATGGGCATCTCGGTCTTCAGTGCCGAGATGATGAAGGATTTGATGGTCCTCAACGGCGATCAGCTGACCAAAATAGTCCCGGGATTGGCGGCGCAGAACAACCAGACCTCCGAGGGAGCGGGCGGCAACCAGCAGTATGCCAACCGCGGGTTTACCGTGCTGCCTCGCCGTAACGGCTTCGCCCCGGGTGGCCGGCTCTACGACATGACGGGAGTCGACCGCGTGGAGATCATCCGCGGGCCCAATTCGATTCTTTATGGGCAGAATGACCCGGGCGGTGTGATCAACTTCATCACCAAGCGTCCGCGCCTCCGGAGCGAGACCGGAGTCCGCGGTGTCGCGACGGCCTCCATGGGCGATTACTCGTTCTACCGGGCCCAGACCGATTTCGACATCACGCTGGTGCCCGGCAAGCTGGGCTTCCGCCTGCCGATGTCCTACACCTACAATGAGCGGGATTCCAAGTGGTTTTCGAACCAGGTGGTTTCGATCAACCCCTCGGCGCTCTGGCGCATATTCCCGAACACGGAACTCACGTTCGAGTATGAGTACCTGGAAATTGAGACCGGCTTCGGCGCGCTCCAACCCATCGTGTGGGTGCCACCCGGCCAGACGACGGAAGTCGTCGACAAGAACAAGCGCGGGCTCGGGCGGGAGACCAACTACACCTTTGGTCCCTTCTCCAGCGCCAACAACACGATGACGAACTGGACCGTCGATCTGACGTCGCGGCTGACGGACCACATCACCTTCCGCGGCATCTATTCCCGGAACAACCGCGATCGCGATCAGGTGACCCCGGGCGGCGGCGACCCTTTCCGCGTGACGCCGACGCCATTTTTCGGCGTGGAGCAACAGGATGGCAACGAGATCAGTGGTTATAAGGGCGACCTGCTCGCCGAGTATGATTTTGGCCCGATCAAGTCGCGCACCGTGATTGGTTATGAATGGAATACCAACGACTACTTCTTCAAGGAGTGGCGCACCTTCCAGAACGGCGCGACCCTGAACCTGTTCACGTTGAATGTCGGCTACGACCCGGTCACCCGTCTGGCGACCCGCGACACGGTGGCTTCGGACTATGTCCCGTTCCCGAAGAACAACTACATCACCAACTCCATCGATCCGACCAATACCTTGGGGGGAAACGCCAACTCGATCCCCACCCAGGTCGACCCCAACAATCCTTGGCGGTTATTCCGCGGACCCCAGCGTTTCACCAGCACCTGGAGCAATACGCGCATCAGCGAGGTTCTCTCGGCTTACGATGATCGCTTCCAGCTGTTACTGGGCTACGCTCGCGGCAAGTTGATTGAAAACTACAACCATCAGACCAAGGTCAAAATCGAACTCCCCTCCACCCCGATCTATCAAGTCGGCGTGGGCGCCTTGGTGGACAAGGCCAAGAAGCACATGCTCTTTGCCAACTACAGCACCAGCTACGCGCCGCAGTTCCTGCTCGATATCAACAATGAGTTTCTCCCTCCGCAGGAGGCTCAAGGCCTTGAAGGCGGCATCAAATCGGTCTGGAACCCCGCGCTGAGGACCACCCTGACTGTCTTCTCCCAGAAGCGGACCAACGTGGGTCGCCAGTTCAACGATCAGTCCTTGGTCCCCCCGCGCACTTATGGCGTGCTTTCGCCCGGTGAGGAGAGCAAGGGCTACGAATTTGAAGCGACCTACAAGCCGACCAAAGCGCTCGATTTGCGCGTGGGCTGGGCCTTCTACGATGGCAAGATCACCGGCGCGAGCGCCACCGAGCAGTTCAAGATCGGTCGCGAGTTGCCGCGGGCGCCCGAGAAATCCGGCACGTTCTCCGCGAGTTACACGGTCCAGGGTGGCATGGCTGCCGGCCTCCGGCTCGGTTATGGTTTCACCTACAAGAACGACACCATCCTCGACCTGAACAATGGCTTGAACTCGCTGACGCGGCGCAGTGACGAGTATCTGGTGCACTGGGTGACTGCGGCCAAGGAATTCAAGCTGGCCAACAAGCACGCCATCGTGGTGCGGCTCAACGTGGGCAATCTCTTTGACAAGAACTATGTCACCGAGGGCTTCACGTATGGTGAATACCGCACGATCCGTCTGAGCACTGATTACAAGTTCTAG
- a CDS encoding ThuA domain-containing protein, whose protein sequence is MYPSRVLVFCDDRYHPASLVRAGLAFLNDIYRFDWVEDPRNRDPASLANYGVVVLAKSNHCTSADHAPWTGRGIEEQLDRYIQAGGGLVALHSGTAGYQGVSSIRSFLGGVFTGHPPPCEVQFQPEGSHEILNGIHEDFSIDDEHYQMEMDDPDVSVFLRSKSACGTQPAGWTRSHGQGRVCVLTPGHTAAVWHHHAYRQLLHNSIRWAANDAHD, encoded by the coding sequence ATGTACCCTTCCCGCGTCTTGGTATTTTGCGACGATCGGTATCACCCTGCTTCATTGGTGCGTGCAGGACTCGCTTTTCTGAATGATATCTACCGATTTGATTGGGTCGAGGATCCTAGAAATCGGGATCCGGCCAGCTTAGCCAACTACGGTGTGGTCGTGCTCGCGAAATCAAATCACTGCACGAGCGCTGACCACGCTCCGTGGACTGGTCGCGGCATTGAGGAGCAGTTGGATCGATATATCCAGGCAGGAGGTGGACTTGTCGCCCTCCACTCGGGCACTGCCGGATACCAAGGTGTCTCGTCCATCAGGAGTTTCCTGGGCGGAGTTTTCACCGGACATCCTCCCCCGTGCGAAGTGCAATTCCAGCCCGAGGGTAGTCATGAAATCCTGAATGGAATCCACGAGGATTTCTCCATCGATGACGAACACTATCAGATGGAGATGGACGATCCGGACGTTTCGGTCTTCCTGCGTTCGAAATCAGCATGCGGCACTCAACCCGCCGGCTGGACCCGTTCGCACGGTCAAGGTCGCGTATGTGTTTTGACCCCGGGTCACACTGCAGCGGTTTGGCATCACCACGCCTACCGGCAACTGCTGCATAACTCCATTCGCTGGGCAGCAAATGATGCGCATGACTGA
- a CDS encoding type II toxin-antitoxin system HipA family toxin, translating into MSEPVSLHIKFLGGPMGMLAHRPDDAVYLLELDRAFLASGHDLSPLSMPVETFSGGSKLFRLGDTPFVGGLPGLIADSLPDAWGNRMLQLEMPAIRTPIGKLAVIGQRGPGALTFEPVLGAGTDAETAPAVLAELAKAADKLRASPVPLTEEHVNEALAKGGSSLGGAQPKSSVHLRLDGEQIERHEILIGGLPPPGYSPCVLKFAQATDEAEGAVEFAFWLMARNAGIRLPRACLVHDGERHHFAVERFDRYRRPDDTIGRRHVHSLSGMMHRKAADGAIDYEDFMRLSRRLGGAPDAIECFRRAVFNLLATNRDDHGRNHLFRYDETSRSWSLAPAFDVTPSVYNTLAGLSWLGSMVIPTKYETLMQLAKIGGIPARNAREIYDQVESATLGGWRRAAGESGVPEAMITYWEKEMFQQTRALRDDARLQTKPVAKGRGLN; encoded by the coding sequence ATGTCTGAGCCTGTTTCCCTTCACATTAAATTCTTGGGGGGACCCATGGGTATGCTGGCCCACCGGCCGGATGACGCGGTTTATTTGCTCGAACTCGACAGGGCGTTCTTAGCCAGTGGACACGACCTTTCGCCATTGAGCATGCCCGTGGAGACCTTCTCGGGGGGATCCAAGCTATTCCGCTTGGGCGATACGCCGTTTGTTGGCGGCCTGCCTGGATTGATCGCTGATTCCCTCCCCGACGCCTGGGGCAACCGTATGCTGCAACTGGAAATGCCGGCAATCCGGACACCCATCGGAAAGTTGGCCGTGATCGGCCAGCGTGGACCGGGGGCTCTGACCTTTGAACCCGTGCTGGGAGCCGGCACTGACGCAGAAACTGCCCCTGCTGTCTTGGCCGAACTCGCCAAGGCCGCCGACAAGCTGCGCGCCTCTCCCGTCCCACTCACAGAGGAGCACGTCAATGAGGCCTTAGCCAAGGGCGGTAGTTCTCTTGGGGGCGCGCAACCGAAGTCATCCGTCCACCTCCGTCTCGACGGCGAACAGATCGAGCGACACGAGATCTTGATCGGAGGGTTGCCGCCTCCCGGTTACTCTCCTTGCGTACTGAAGTTCGCCCAGGCAACCGACGAAGCAGAGGGCGCGGTTGAGTTTGCATTTTGGCTGATGGCTCGAAATGCCGGCATCCGCCTGCCAAGGGCTTGCCTCGTCCACGATGGTGAGCGCCACCATTTCGCCGTCGAGCGGTTTGATCGTTACCGCCGACCTGATGATACAATAGGCCGTCGGCATGTACACTCTCTGAGCGGTATGATGCACCGTAAGGCCGCCGATGGAGCCATAGACTACGAGGATTTCATGCGTCTCTCTCGGCGCCTTGGTGGTGCACCCGACGCGATTGAGTGCTTCCGGCGGGCCGTGTTTAATCTGCTAGCAACAAATCGAGATGATCACGGGCGCAATCACCTGTTCCGTTATGATGAAACTTCGCGGTCATGGTCACTCGCGCCAGCTTTTGATGTCACCCCGAGTGTTTACAACACACTGGCAGGTTTGTCGTGGCTCGGCAGCATGGTTATCCCCACTAAATACGAAACCCTGATGCAACTGGCGAAAATCGGCGGAATCCCGGCTAGAAATGCTCGGGAAATCTATGACCAAGTTGAATCCGCGACCCTAGGTGGCTGGCGACGGGCGGCGGGGGAATCCGGCGTTCCTGAGGCCATGATCACTTACTGGGAAAAGGAAATGTTCCAGCAGACAAGAGCACTGCGTGATGACGCACGTCTTCAAACCAAACCTGTCGCGAAAGGTCGGGGTTTGAACTAA
- a CDS encoding LacI family DNA-binding transcriptional regulator, whose protein sequence is MVTQKDVARDTGLSQTAVSLALRNSPEVSTSTIRLVRAAAKRLHYRPDPMISALMAQRHRRHKSTFRAKIAFLTAFPQRNEWRESAYSAGCFAGARQAALDRGYVCEPVWLREPGVTAQRMSGILWTQNVQGLLFAPLPVDYPSLEIEWGKFSALSLDYSLARPVLSRVVDDHAFGIERVLEEIGRRNYRRPGLVLRASQDVRTHHSRLGVFLVQHRLRPEWEEVAPLILPEDRWDERLFAEWVRRERPDVVLTEEDRLPAFARTLGLRVPRDLGIAFFYKDHPTRTLSGLQINSDAVGATAANILIRMIETNERGAPTTPTTTLVQSFTWNDGRTLRRPTRS, encoded by the coding sequence ATGGTCACCCAAAAAGACGTCGCCCGGGACACAGGGCTGTCCCAAACCGCCGTGTCGCTTGCCCTGCGCAACAGCCCCGAAGTGTCTACCTCCACGATTCGGCTGGTGCGTGCGGCCGCCAAACGGCTGCATTACCGCCCCGATCCAATGATTTCTGCGCTGATGGCGCAGCGGCACCGGCGGCACAAGAGTACCTTCCGCGCCAAGATTGCTTTTTTGACCGCCTTTCCACAGCGCAACGAATGGCGGGAAAGCGCATACTCTGCCGGTTGTTTTGCAGGTGCACGACAGGCTGCATTGGACCGCGGCTATGTCTGCGAGCCGGTGTGGCTGCGGGAACCCGGGGTCACGGCCCAACGCATGAGCGGAATCCTTTGGACCCAGAACGTGCAGGGGCTGCTTTTTGCTCCCCTGCCCGTGGACTATCCTTCGCTTGAGATCGAGTGGGGTAAGTTCAGTGCCCTGAGCTTGGATTATTCACTCGCCCGGCCCGTACTCAGCCGGGTGGTGGATGACCATGCCTTCGGTATCGAACGGGTTCTGGAGGAGATTGGTCGACGGAACTATCGCCGCCCCGGCCTCGTCCTCCGCGCCTCCCAGGACGTGAGGACCCATCACAGCCGGCTCGGCGTGTTCCTGGTCCAGCACCGCCTGAGGCCCGAATGGGAAGAGGTCGCCCCGTTGATTTTGCCGGAGGATCGTTGGGATGAGAGGCTCTTTGCAGAGTGGGTTCGGCGTGAGCGTCCCGACGTCGTTCTGACCGAGGAGGATCGCTTGCCGGCCTTTGCCCGCACGTTGGGATTACGTGTGCCCCGCGATCTGGGCATCGCCTTCTTCTACAAGGACCATCCCACGCGAACTTTGAGCGGCCTGCAGATCAATTCCGACGCTGTGGGGGCGACGGCCGCGAATATCTTGATCCGAATGATCGAGACGAACGAGCGCGGTGCACCGACCACGCCGACGACGACGCTGGTGCAATCCTTCACATGGAACGATGGCCGCACCTTGCGGCGTCCCACGCGATCATGA
- a CDS encoding tyrosine-type recombinase/integrase, translating into MNNILKYPIVHPLKKSGQKVAKKKPRPSDLKSWAKRVKQNTKSYYGKNSPGDYMLRVKIGGRRKFVGLMTNDLSEAARRAQQFHWDAKSSGWDAAMKRLLPAPPKKDIESLTLEEYFNHIESLSLIDPHTLFEYRAKCRTLFARCLGITGKGSDKWPGAEGRTPWQKRIESIRLSQLTPELISTTMCRYLESRGKSDDPLAKLRAKHTINALVRGARSVFSRRRIIPYVKIQLPAVLPFDGVRLFKEDDAEFRFVKEIEPQVLIDFALEELAGRKPIMFAIFLLCLGAGLRRNEADKLRWMDVRAVADGAIVEVARTAYQKGKSKASLRKVRIPQSFYNLLHNLRGNAADGDFVLPSNSAPRANVTYRHYRCDSQFKALCGWLKSKGLVHDTKALHTLRKLFGDAICNSQGIYSACKALGHQKVSTTERHYAALPNVDPVPFHINAQ; encoded by the coding sequence ATGAATAACATCCTCAAATATCCCATCGTTCACCCACTCAAAAAAAGTGGCCAAAAAGTGGCCAAGAAAAAGCCGCGCCCGTCTGACCTGAAGAGTTGGGCCAAGCGCGTTAAGCAGAATACCAAATCCTACTACGGCAAAAATTCGCCGGGGGACTACATGCTCCGCGTCAAGATTGGGGGACGGCGGAAATTTGTGGGCCTCATGACCAATGATCTTTCGGAAGCCGCGAGGCGTGCCCAACAGTTCCACTGGGACGCCAAGAGCAGTGGCTGGGATGCCGCCATGAAACGCCTCCTCCCTGCGCCCCCCAAGAAGGATATAGAGAGCCTGACGCTGGAAGAATACTTCAACCACATCGAATCCTTAAGCCTAATCGATCCGCACACCCTGTTCGAGTATCGGGCAAAGTGCCGCACGCTTTTCGCCAGATGTCTGGGCATAACGGGCAAGGGCAGTGACAAGTGGCCGGGTGCGGAAGGGCGCACGCCCTGGCAGAAGCGGATCGAATCCATCCGGTTGTCACAACTTACCCCTGAACTCATTTCGACGACCATGTGTCGCTATTTAGAGTCACGCGGTAAATCAGATGATCCGTTAGCTAAGCTCCGCGCCAAGCACACCATCAATGCCCTCGTTCGTGGCGCTCGGTCCGTATTCTCTCGCCGGCGTATCATCCCCTACGTGAAAATTCAGCTTCCCGCGGTGCTCCCTTTCGATGGAGTTCGTCTCTTCAAGGAGGATGACGCGGAATTCCGGTTTGTGAAGGAGATCGAACCGCAGGTGCTCATCGACTTTGCCCTAGAGGAACTTGCCGGCCGTAAGCCAATCATGTTCGCAATTTTTCTCCTTTGCCTTGGTGCCGGGCTGCGGCGCAACGAAGCTGATAAGTTGCGCTGGATGGATGTGCGTGCCGTTGCTGACGGCGCTATCGTGGAGGTTGCTCGCACGGCGTATCAAAAGGGGAAATCCAAGGCCTCCCTGCGCAAGGTGCGCATTCCTCAATCGTTCTACAACTTGCTCCACAACTTGCGCGGCAACGCTGCCGACGGTGATTTTGTTCTCCCGTCCAATTCGGCGCCACGTGCCAACGTTACCTACCGACACTACCGCTGCGACTCCCAGTTCAAGGCGCTCTGTGGTTGGCTCAAGAGCAAGGGCCTCGTTCATGACACTAAGGCACTGCATACCCTCCGGAAACTGTTCGGTGATGCTATCTGCAACTCCCAGGGTATCTACTCCGCTTGTAAAGCGCTTGGGCACCAAAAGGTTTCCACAACAGAGCGTCACTACGCTGCGCTACCCAACGTAGATCCAGTTCCCTTTCACATAAATGCGCAATGA
- a CDS encoding glycoside hydrolase family 130 protein, translated as MAPLADFQLTRHPANPILSPNSAADWESLVTTNPAAWHDTSSNEVLLLYRAAGNDADHVVHLGLARSKDGVHFTRDSGHPVASPIPFTPDGGCLEDPRIIKIGEWYYVTVASRPFPPGKYWDEPSLATRIHRTFPTHFPVALRQNLTSTHLFLTKDFKSWIRAGRLTDPSLDERDVIIFPEQVGGKWVTIHRPMQWHGSGFPNDQPAIWIAATDDVLGWKQLKLLAKAEQDWELKVGANNPPLKTPHGWLQIYHAVGPDKHYRLGAMLLDLENPFRVTHRTRRSIYEPTAEWETKGLYNGVCFPCGHAVLNGVYHLYYGGGDVVCGLATTPLDDLLQHLLAQPV; from the coding sequence ATGGCACCGCTCGCTGACTTTCAACTCACCCGTCATCCGGCCAATCCGATCCTGTCACCCAATTCCGCCGCGGACTGGGAGTCACTGGTGACCACGAACCCCGCCGCCTGGCATGACACGTCCAGCAATGAGGTGCTGTTGTTGTATCGTGCCGCCGGCAATGACGCCGACCATGTCGTCCACCTGGGTCTGGCCCGTTCCAAGGACGGCGTTCACTTTACCCGAGACAGCGGCCACCCCGTGGCTTCACCCATTCCGTTCACCCCCGACGGGGGCTGCCTTGAGGACCCACGTATCATTAAGATCGGTGAGTGGTACTATGTGACGGTTGCCTCGCGGCCGTTTCCGCCCGGGAAATACTGGGACGAGCCCTCCCTCGCCACCCGCATCCACCGGACTTTTCCCACCCACTTCCCGGTTGCCCTCAGGCAGAATCTCACGTCGACCCATCTTTTTCTGACAAAGGATTTCAAGTCATGGATTCGTGCCGGCCGCCTCACAGATCCATCCCTCGACGAGCGCGATGTGATCATCTTTCCCGAGCAGGTGGGGGGCAAATGGGTCACGATCCATCGTCCTATGCAATGGCATGGTTCCGGATTTCCCAACGACCAGCCCGCGATTTGGATCGCGGCGACCGATGACGTGTTGGGGTGGAAGCAGCTCAAGCTGTTGGCCAAGGCCGAGCAGGATTGGGAGCTGAAGGTGGGCGCGAACAATCCGCCGCTCAAGACCCCACACGGCTGGTTGCAGATCTATCACGCGGTTGGCCCAGACAAGCATTACCGGCTCGGGGCAATGCTACTAGATCTCGAAAACCCTTTCCGGGTCACGCATCGCACGCGCCGTTCGATTTACGAACCAACGGCCGAATGGGAAACGAAGGGTCTCTACAATGGGGTCTGTTTCCCGTGTGGCCATGCTGTGTTGAATGGCGTCTACCACCTCTACTACGGTGGTGGCGACGTGGTCTGCGGTCTGGCTACCACGCCACTGGACGATTTGTTGCAGCACTTGCTCGCCCAACCGGTTTAA
- a CDS encoding ParB/RepB/Spo0J family partition protein, protein MNKENNEIQCRAPLPVSQYLTLQDASQYTGVPFDTLVWAHSTGKLAVTRIYTGGTHVLWVHSGAICYYMINDAPEKYRWALKPVEITSLRPHTATQVRPIDPTEVEDLADEFRLGGTTSPIWTLTEDGMEYIVDGYHRTAGRLSATQTEIDAIRVRLPIRYARAIAIYANERHGSRIKDSDLQALVIQHLDLNPQARTDLAAGKLSMGELAEVVCVSISTVSRALDDHNDRLAIDPQAVFADLRALNKHLTHRTAAADAKLLAFIFATALGRIKEDLTRVEKADIKQRLRLNSTPICSGITPLIRSLIFRHGGARKRGKAMTIGTGHVAPPEPVLEISQAKRTGKAAKKKSTATTKDSPRYHEQMTFESRLM, encoded by the coding sequence ATGAACAAAGAGAATAACGAAATCCAATGCCGGGCCCCGCTGCCCGTTTCACAATACCTCACCCTTCAGGATGCGAGTCAGTATACAGGCGTGCCCTTCGACACCTTGGTCTGGGCCCACTCAACAGGAAAGCTGGCGGTGACGCGCATCTACACAGGCGGCACTCACGTACTGTGGGTCCACTCCGGCGCCATTTGCTACTACATGATCAACGATGCGCCTGAGAAATATCGCTGGGCGCTCAAGCCCGTCGAGATCACCAGCCTCAGACCGCATACCGCCACCCAAGTCCGCCCCATTGATCCAACTGAAGTGGAGGATTTGGCAGATGAATTCCGGTTGGGAGGGACGACGTCCCCAATCTGGACGCTCACTGAAGACGGGATGGAATACATAGTCGATGGCTATCACCGCACGGCCGGCCGGCTCTCAGCGACCCAAACCGAGATCGATGCGATCCGCGTGCGCCTGCCCATCCGATACGCCCGGGCTATAGCGATCTACGCCAATGAGCGCCACGGTAGCCGTATCAAGGACTCCGATTTGCAGGCCCTCGTGATCCAGCATCTCGACCTCAATCCCCAAGCCCGAACTGACCTCGCGGCTGGCAAACTCTCGATGGGTGAACTTGCCGAGGTGGTATGCGTATCAATTTCCACCGTATCCCGCGCCTTGGACGACCATAATGATCGCCTAGCAATCGATCCGCAGGCCGTATTCGCAGACCTACGGGCCTTGAACAAGCATTTGACCCACCGGACTGCGGCCGCGGACGCCAAACTCCTCGCCTTTATTTTCGCAACCGCGTTGGGGCGGATCAAGGAGGACCTAACCAGGGTGGAAAAGGCCGACATCAAGCAGCGCCTCCGCCTGAATTCTACTCCGATTTGCTCCGGCATCACCCCCCTCATACGCAGCCTTATCTTCCGCCATGGTGGTGCCCGTAAACGGGGGAAAGCTATGACGATCGGCACCGGGCATGTGGCCCCACCCGAACCGGTCCTGGAAATATCACAAGCTAAGCGCACAGGGAAAGCCGCTAAGAAGAAGTCGACCGCCACAACCAAGGATTCACCGCGATACCATGAACAAATGACATTCGAGAGCCGGCTCATGTGA
- a CDS encoding metallophosphoesterase family protein: protein MKILHVADLHLDHDWFRWVGSNSSDYDLLVIAGDLQNAFSRTPQNEQALGITQWLLGLSTPTVVCSGNHDYFLTGFRRKDEQAEGRWLTDLQGKGSVIGVDGQTVYFNGATIHVNGWLQVPPESLDHVSIIVTHAPPMGCPCAFGAEGRDVGDCDLWQSLEYPPRLMLCGHVHLPSKRACTWPPLDPSTTILVPGCDELSEVPLHWKIDTGRGTALHSSGELVRLLD from the coding sequence ATGAAAATCCTCCACGTCGCTGACCTTCACCTCGACCATGATTGGTTTCGTTGGGTCGGCTCCAACAGTTCTGACTATGACCTACTCGTCATTGCGGGTGACCTCCAGAATGCCTTTTCGCGTACTCCTCAGAACGAACAGGCCCTGGGTATCACCCAATGGCTACTCGGGCTATCAACACCGACGGTAGTATGTTCGGGGAATCATGACTATTTTCTGACTGGCTTCCGCAGGAAGGACGAGCAAGCGGAGGGCAGATGGCTAACAGACTTGCAGGGTAAGGGCTCTGTCATCGGAGTGGATGGACAGACGGTGTACTTCAACGGGGCAACGATTCATGTAAACGGTTGGCTGCAAGTACCCCCCGAGTCGCTAGACCACGTTAGCATAATAGTCACACATGCTCCACCGATGGGATGCCCATGCGCTTTCGGCGCCGAGGGCCGGGACGTGGGCGACTGCGATCTATGGCAATCGCTGGAATACCCGCCTCGCCTGATGCTTTGCGGCCACGTACACCTGCCCAGCAAGAGAGCCTGCACCTGGCCACCACTCGATCCATCAACAACTATTCTGGTTCCAGGATGCGACGAGCTGTCGGAAGTGCCCTTGCACTGGAAAATCGATACGGGCCGCGGTACTGCCCTTCACAGTAGCGGCGAATTGGTCAGGCTATTGGACTGA
- a CDS encoding SGNH/GDSL hydrolase family protein, with translation MARAHAALAAGTLRVGFLGGSITAPKTGTRWPEAWLAWLGQWAPSVRAIVENAALGATGSDLAVFRAAPDILAHGCDLVFVEYAVNDVGQPPARRGRTREGLLRQLLAAGCDVVLVHTFCPEMQADMEAGRVPASIAEFEALAEHYGVGSVWAGLHGWEEVTQGLMTWAEWLPDGLHPESRGSLSYAQSVIAFCEKEWICTPETGPRSALLPALHPGCWDTVSQLPLEKPACSGPWTLRRWSTCLGMNRALHSTVPGAGLKFTFTGRGLVLGFDFGRLSGEVRYRVDGGAWQTTQRDRPAWAGDSGWFRPTMISDELVPGEHLCELESVSAPFAGGCGTVTTIGLIGVIH, from the coding sequence TTGGCCCGAGCGCACGCCGCCCTGGCCGCCGGGACGCTGCGGGTCGGTTTTCTGGGTGGTTCCATTACGGCTCCAAAGACCGGGACGCGCTGGCCCGAGGCGTGGCTCGCATGGCTTGGACAGTGGGCCCCGAGTGTGCGCGCCATCGTGGAGAACGCCGCCTTGGGCGCCACGGGCAGCGACCTGGCGGTTTTTCGCGCCGCGCCCGACATTCTCGCCCATGGGTGCGACCTCGTTTTTGTGGAGTACGCCGTCAATGACGTCGGCCAGCCCCCGGCCCGGCGAGGGCGGACCCGCGAGGGCCTGCTGCGTCAGCTCTTGGCCGCCGGCTGTGATGTCGTTCTGGTGCACACTTTCTGTCCGGAAATGCAGGCCGACATGGAGGCGGGTCGCGTTCCGGCTTCCATCGCCGAGTTTGAAGCCCTCGCGGAGCACTACGGCGTCGGCTCGGTCTGGGCGGGCCTCCATGGCTGGGAGGAAGTGACCCAAGGGCTCATGACTTGGGCCGAGTGGCTGCCCGATGGATTGCACCCGGAGAGTCGCGGCAGCCTCAGTTACGCGCAGAGCGTCATCGCCTTTTGCGAAAAGGAGTGGATTTGCACGCCGGAGACTGGGCCGCGTAGCGCATTGCTGCCGGCCCTTCATCCGGGTTGCTGGGACACCGTAAGCCAGCTGCCCCTGGAGAAACCGGCTTGCTCCGGTCCCTGGACCCTCCGCCGCTGGTCCACCTGTCTGGGCATGAACCGCGCGTTGCACAGCACCGTGCCGGGGGCGGGGTTAAAGTTCACCTTCACCGGGCGCGGGCTGGTGCTCGGGTTTGATTTTGGCCGGCTTTCGGGCGAGGTCCGTTATCGCGTGGATGGCGGAGCCTGGCAGACGACCCAGCGCGACCGACCGGCGTGGGCGGGTGACAGCGGCTGGTTCCGGCCGACCATGATTTCCGATGAGCTGGTTCCGGGGGAACACCTGTGCGAGCTGGAATCGGTGTCGGCGCCGTTCGCAGGGGGTTGCGGCACGGTCACGACGATCGGCTTGATCGGAGTAATCCACTGA